In Candidatus Binatia bacterium, one DNA window encodes the following:
- a CDS encoding PQQ-dependent sugar dehydrogenase: MKTHAKLALAVVLASVAATAHAGTPVAGFTDTAVVTGLSAPTAIAFLPDGRLLVTEKGGAVKLVQGGVATTLVSIPVCSGSEMGLLGIALDPSFATNGFIYLYRTKPAPGGCGSATNRFNQVVRVTMVGDTVNVASLVELLTGIRTDFGNHDGGALRIGPDGKLYVGVGDTGRGDNQGGPGSSTNPYAQDLGALEGKILRLELDGAAPADNPFVGVPGARPEIFAYGFRNPFRFGFDPLTGRLWVGDVGDLTIEEIAIVGAGENHSWPYCEGTLPAGCAEPGDVAPIFTYPHSGPGALGSSITGGAFAGASFGGRENDYFFGDYTGNAIYHAEVNASRNDIVGAPTPFVTSAGGPVDIVFGPDGALYYVAINTGHVRRVAPIASPAPTTDAYLCYRAVLAPRQPKLPKDTLLTLEDELVGPLPFAVKRAVTLCNPVSVNGGTVQEPDAHQEGFVIKRPPGSPRFVKTNRTTSDAFASRNLTLLAEDSLLVPSSKALGDGGAPPYTGTDVDHYKCYRAKLAAGSPKFTAPPPPTLVDQFHPGGQSFLVKKVNKVCTPVEVDGAPTTTPAAELVCYQVKLPPRVRFTKVTVSTHNPDLGDDVLVVRQPTELCIPATTP, from the coding sequence ATGAAGACCCACGCCAAGCTCGCGCTCGCCGTCGTGCTCGCGAGCGTCGCCGCGACCGCCCACGCCGGCACGCCCGTCGCGGGCTTCACCGACACGGCCGTCGTCACCGGTCTGAGCGCCCCGACGGCGATCGCGTTCCTGCCCGACGGACGGCTGCTGGTCACCGAGAAGGGCGGCGCCGTGAAGCTCGTCCAGGGCGGCGTCGCGACGACGCTGGTCTCGATCCCGGTGTGCAGTGGATCGGAGATGGGGCTCCTCGGCATCGCGCTCGATCCCAGCTTCGCGACCAACGGCTTCATCTATCTCTATCGCACGAAGCCCGCGCCGGGCGGCTGCGGCAGCGCGACCAACCGCTTCAACCAGGTCGTGCGCGTGACGATGGTCGGCGACACGGTGAACGTCGCGTCGCTCGTCGAGCTGCTCACCGGCATCCGCACCGACTTCGGCAACCACGACGGCGGCGCGCTGCGCATCGGACCGGACGGCAAGCTCTACGTCGGCGTCGGCGACACCGGCCGCGGCGACAACCAGGGCGGACCGGGCTCGTCGACCAATCCCTACGCGCAGGACCTCGGTGCGCTCGAAGGCAAGATCCTGCGCCTCGAGCTCGACGGCGCGGCGCCCGCCGACAATCCGTTCGTCGGCGTGCCCGGCGCGCGTCCGGAGATCTTCGCCTACGGCTTCCGCAATCCCTTCCGCTTCGGCTTCGATCCGCTGACCGGTCGGCTCTGGGTCGGCGACGTCGGCGACCTGACGATCGAGGAGATCGCGATCGTCGGCGCCGGTGAGAACCATTCGTGGCCCTACTGCGAGGGCACGCTGCCCGCGGGCTGCGCCGAGCCCGGCGACGTCGCGCCGATCTTCACCTACCCGCACTCGGGTCCGGGGGCGCTCGGCAGCTCGATCACCGGCGGCGCGTTCGCCGGCGCGTCGTTCGGCGGACGCGAGAACGACTACTTCTTCGGCGACTACACCGGCAACGCGATCTACCACGCGGAGGTGAACGCGAGCCGCAACGACATCGTCGGCGCGCCGACGCCCTTCGTCACGTCCGCGGGTGGCCCCGTCGACATCGTCTTCGGACCCGACGGCGCGCTCTACTACGTCGCGATCAACACGGGGCACGTGCGTCGCGTCGCGCCGATCGCATCGCCGGCGCCGACGACGGACGCGTACCTCTGCTACCGCGCCGTGCTCGCGCCGCGGCAGCCGAAGCTGCCGAAGGACACGCTGCTGACGCTCGAGGACGAGCTCGTGGGTCCGCTGCCCTTCGCGGTGAAGCGCGCCGTGACGCTGTGCAATCCGGTGTCGGTGAACGGCGGCACGGTGCAGGAGCCCGACGCGCACCAGGAGGGCTTCGTCATCAAGCGTCCGCCGGGCTCGCCGCGATTCGTGAAGACCAACCGCACGACGAGCGATGCGTTCGCGAGCCGCAACCTCACCTTGCTCGCGGAGGACTCGCTGCTCGTGCCGTCGAGCAAGGCGCTCGGGGACGGTGGCGCCCCGCCCTACACCGGTACGGACGTCGACCACTACAAGTGCTACCGCGCGAAGCTCGCCGCGGGCTCGCCGAAGTTCACGGCCCCTCCGCCGCCGACGCTCGTCGATCAGTTCCATCCGGGCGGGCAGAGCTTCCTGGTGAAGAAGGTCAACAAGGTCTGCACGCCGGTCGAGGTCGACGGCGCGCCGACCACGACGCCCGCAGCGGAGCTCGTCTGCTACCAGGTGAAGCTGCCGCCGCGCGTGCGCTTCACCAAGGTCACGGTGTCGACGCACAACCCGGACCTCGGCGACGACGTGCTCGTCGTGCGTCAGCCGACCGAGCTCTGCATTCCGGCGACGACGCCGTGA
- a CDS encoding DUF3604 domain-containing protein: MRIAKRVLLVVVVLVVLSVATLLYLFSGGKLEGPGEITKVRLPDEVVATREQQQREAAQRLAPGGEAPGTEKQILFGDLHVHTTYSADAFMMSLPLLHGEGAHPPGDACDFARYCSALDFWSINDHAEAISPQHWKDTKEAIRQCNAVAGDPENPDVVAFLGWEWTQVGATPETHYGHKNVIFRDTEEENVPRRPISAAGRTLTLLRRGQPLWQRISTVLLDLPNRQRYLDFGEYQADLRDAPMCESGVDTRQLPDDCMEIADTPQELFEKLAQWGFDSIVIPHGTTWGLYTPSGSTLDKQLTLTQHDPERQTLFEIFSGHGNSEEYRPYVDAVPGPDGELVCAEPTPEYLPCCWQAGELIRQRCGDAPPEECERRVREARANYLAAGTAGHLTVPGARVEEWKDCGQCRDCFLPAFSMRPGNSAQYALAISNFDRPGERRRFRFGFIGSSDNHTARPGTGYKEFGRRYMTEATGARDETWQRRLLGPPVERTPESEPFDFATTKAQPFQIVDFERQASFFMTGGLVAVHAEGRNRDAIWEALKRREVYGTSGDRILLWFHLLNGPDGEMPMGSDTWLDRPPLFRVRAVGSFKQKPGCPDYATSALSPERLEHLCRGECYNPSDERHRITRIEVVRVKPQVRPGEPVAQLIEDPWLRFDCPPDPAGCVVEFDDPDFVTGGRDTTYYVRAIQEPTPAVNAGGLRCRYDEAGNCVEVNPCYGDYRTPFDDDCLAPSEERAWSSPIYLTLAPAVATASAAEESAPQ, from the coding sequence ATGAGGATCGCCAAGCGCGTGCTGCTGGTCGTCGTCGTGCTCGTCGTGCTGAGCGTGGCGACGCTGCTCTACCTCTTCTCGGGTGGCAAGCTCGAAGGCCCCGGCGAGATCACGAAGGTGCGGCTGCCGGACGAGGTCGTCGCGACGCGCGAGCAGCAGCAGCGCGAGGCGGCGCAGCGGCTCGCGCCGGGAGGCGAGGCGCCGGGCACGGAGAAGCAGATCCTGTTCGGCGACCTGCACGTGCACACGACGTACTCGGCCGACGCCTTCATGATGAGCCTGCCGCTGCTGCACGGCGAGGGCGCGCACCCGCCCGGAGACGCCTGCGACTTCGCGCGCTACTGCTCGGCGCTCGACTTCTGGAGCATCAACGACCACGCCGAGGCGATCTCGCCGCAGCACTGGAAGGACACCAAGGAAGCGATCCGCCAGTGCAACGCGGTCGCGGGGGATCCGGAGAATCCCGACGTCGTCGCGTTCCTCGGCTGGGAGTGGACGCAGGTCGGCGCGACGCCCGAGACGCACTACGGGCACAAGAACGTCATCTTCCGCGACACGGAGGAGGAGAACGTGCCGCGGCGTCCGATCAGCGCTGCGGGACGCACGCTCACGCTGCTACGCCGCGGACAGCCGCTCTGGCAGCGGATCAGCACGGTGCTGCTCGACCTGCCGAACCGCCAGCGCTACCTCGACTTCGGCGAGTACCAGGCGGACCTGCGCGACGCGCCGATGTGCGAGTCCGGCGTCGACACGCGTCAGCTGCCGGACGACTGCATGGAGATCGCCGACACGCCGCAGGAGCTGTTCGAGAAGCTCGCGCAGTGGGGCTTCGACTCGATCGTCATCCCGCACGGCACGACCTGGGGTCTCTACACGCCGAGCGGCTCGACGCTCGACAAGCAGCTCACGCTCACGCAGCACGACCCCGAGCGCCAGACGCTGTTCGAGATCTTCTCGGGCCACGGCAACTCGGAGGAGTACCGTCCCTACGTCGACGCCGTACCCGGTCCGGACGGCGAGCTGGTCTGCGCCGAGCCCACGCCGGAGTATCTGCCGTGCTGCTGGCAGGCGGGCGAGCTCATCCGCCAGCGCTGCGGCGACGCGCCGCCCGAGGAGTGCGAGCGCCGCGTGCGCGAGGCGCGCGCCAACTACCTCGCAGCCGGCACGGCGGGCCACCTCACCGTGCCCGGCGCGCGCGTCGAGGAGTGGAAGGACTGCGGCCAGTGCCGCGACTGCTTCCTGCCCGCGTTCAGCATGCGTCCCGGCAACTCCGCGCAGTACGCGCTCGCGATCAGCAACTTCGATCGGCCGGGTGAGCGCCGTCGCTTCCGCTTCGGCTTCATCGGCTCGAGCGACAACCACACCGCGCGTCCCGGCACGGGCTACAAGGAGTTCGGCCGCCGCTACATGACCGAGGCGACGGGTGCGCGCGACGAGACCTGGCAGCGCCGCCTCCTCGGACCGCCGGTCGAGCGCACCCCGGAATCCGAGCCGTTCGACTTCGCGACCACGAAGGCGCAGCCGTTCCAGATCGTCGACTTCGAGCGTCAAGCATCGTTCTTCATGACCGGCGGCCTGGTCGCGGTGCACGCCGAGGGCCGCAACCGCGACGCGATCTGGGAGGCGCTCAAGCGGCGCGAGGTCTACGGCACGTCGGGCGACCGCATCCTGCTCTGGTTCCACCTGCTGAACGGCCCCGACGGCGAGATGCCGATGGGCTCCGACACCTGGCTCGATCGTCCGCCGCTGTTCCGCGTGCGCGCGGTCGGCTCGTTCAAGCAGAAGCCGGGCTGTCCCGACTACGCGACGAGCGCGCTGTCGCCCGAGCGGCTCGAGCACCTGTGCCGCGGCGAGTGCTACAACCCGAGCGACGAGCGCCACCGGATCACGCGCATCGAGGTCGTGCGGGTGAAGCCGCAGGTCCGGCCCGGCGAGCCCGTCGCCCAGCTCATCGAGGATCCGTGGCTGCGCTTCGACTGCCCGCCCGATCCCGCGGGCTGCGTCGTCGAGTTCGACGATCCGGACTTCGTCACCGGCGGCCGCGACACGACGTACTACGTGCGCGCGATCCAGGAGCCGACGCCGGCGGTCAACGCGGGCGGGCTGCGCTGCCGCTACGACGAGGCGGGCAACTGCGTCGAGGTCAATCCGTGCTACGGCGACTACCGCACGCCGTTCGACGACGACTGCCTCGCGCCGAGCGAGGAGCGCGCCTGGTCGTCGCCGATCTACTTGACGCTGGCGCCGGCGGTCGCGACGGCGTCGGCCGCGGAGGAGTCGGCGCCGCAGTAG
- a CDS encoding enoyl-CoA hydratase: protein MPYVIVEKPRPHVSLVTMNRPERMNALSFDTVVPLYEALRAVAADNDTWVVVLTGAGRGFCSGLDLEDHGVPPNVDGLPMSRIAIRAMELMSDLVPTLRAMPQPVIAAVNGPAHGGGMCLPLGADVRLASESATFRAAGINNGLTGTELGVSFLLPRLIGASRAFEFILSGREIDAAEAERAGLVSRVYPDAELLPAALDLAEQMCGYSPHGLAMTKKVLWSNLESGSLTNAIDLENRNQLLVRLTTQNLEEAIRARREKRKPKYRD, encoded by the coding sequence ATGCCGTACGTGATCGTCGAGAAGCCGCGGCCGCACGTGAGCCTCGTCACCATGAACCGCCCCGAGCGGATGAACGCGCTGTCGTTCGACACCGTCGTGCCGCTCTACGAGGCGCTGCGCGCGGTCGCCGCCGACAACGACACCTGGGTCGTGGTGCTGACCGGCGCGGGGCGCGGCTTCTGCTCGGGGCTCGACCTCGAGGACCACGGCGTGCCGCCGAACGTCGACGGGCTGCCGATGTCGCGCATCGCGATTCGCGCGATGGAGCTGATGTCGGACCTGGTGCCGACGCTGCGCGCGATGCCGCAGCCGGTGATCGCGGCGGTGAACGGACCGGCGCACGGCGGCGGCATGTGCTTGCCGCTCGGCGCCGACGTGCGGCTCGCGTCCGAGAGCGCGACGTTCCGAGCGGCCGGGATCAACAACGGCTTGACGGGCACGGAGCTCGGCGTGAGCTTCCTCCTGCCGCGTCTGATCGGCGCGTCGCGCGCGTTCGAGTTCATCCTCTCGGGACGCGAGATCGACGCCGCCGAAGCCGAGCGCGCGGGGCTCGTGTCGCGCGTCTACCCCGACGCCGAGCTGCTGCCCGCGGCGCTCGACCTCGCCGAGCAGATGTGCGGCTACAGCCCCCACGGGCTCGCGATGACCAAGAAGGTGCTCTGGTCGAACCTCGAGTCCGGCAGCCTGACCAACGCGATCGACCTCGAGAACCGCAACCAGCTCCTCGTGCGCTTGACGACGCAGAACCTCGAGGAGGCGATCCGCGCGCGCCGCGAGAAGCGCAAGCCGAAGTATCGGGACTGA
- a CDS encoding diacylglycerol kinase, protein MRHRVIQWSTGNVGKHALRAILERPDFELVGLWVHGADKVGRDAGELCGLPPVGVKATNDVDALLALDADCVSYTATADLRPAEAVDDMCRILEAGTNVVSTSVVPLIYPPAAERTLVEKLEAACQRGQTSCFTSGIDPGFANDLLPITLLNACQRVDSVRVMEVLNYDTYDQAQVLFETMGFAKPLDHTPLLLIPGVLTIAWGSVVHVLAAALGVELEEIREKHERRPAERAFDVAAGHVPQGTTAALRFEVQGIVRGRPAIVVEHVTRLVDDIAPDWPRLPGGGGYRVAIEGNPSFTCDLHMRGEDGDHNTGGLVATAMRVLNAIPAVCAAKPGVLSLLDLPVATARGAMYR, encoded by the coding sequence ATGCGACATCGCGTCATCCAGTGGAGCACGGGCAACGTCGGCAAGCACGCGCTGCGGGCGATCCTCGAGCGGCCGGACTTCGAGCTCGTCGGCCTCTGGGTGCACGGCGCCGACAAGGTCGGCCGCGACGCGGGCGAGCTGTGCGGCTTGCCGCCGGTCGGCGTCAAGGCGACGAACGACGTCGACGCGCTGCTCGCGCTCGACGCCGACTGCGTGTCCTACACCGCGACCGCCGACCTGCGTCCCGCGGAGGCGGTCGACGACATGTGTCGCATCCTCGAAGCCGGCACGAACGTGGTCTCGACGTCGGTCGTACCGCTGATCTACCCACCCGCGGCCGAGCGCACGCTGGTCGAGAAGCTCGAGGCCGCCTGCCAGCGCGGCCAGACGTCGTGCTTCACCTCGGGCATCGACCCCGGCTTCGCGAACGACCTGCTGCCGATCACCCTGCTGAACGCCTGCCAGCGCGTCGACTCGGTGCGCGTCATGGAGGTGCTCAACTACGACACCTACGACCAGGCGCAGGTCCTGTTCGAGACCATGGGCTTCGCGAAGCCGCTCGACCACACGCCGCTGCTGCTGATCCCCGGCGTGCTGACGATCGCGTGGGGCTCGGTCGTGCACGTGCTCGCTGCGGCGCTCGGCGTCGAGCTCGAGGAGATCCGCGAGAAGCACGAGCGCCGTCCGGCGGAGCGCGCGTTCGACGTCGCGGCGGGCCACGTGCCGCAGGGCACGACCGCCGCGCTACGTTTCGAGGTGCAGGGCATCGTGCGCGGCCGTCCCGCGATCGTCGTCGAGCACGTGACGCGCCTCGTCGACGACATCGCGCCCGACTGGCCGCGCCTGCCGGGAGGCGGCGGGTACCGCGTCGCGATCGAGGGCAACCCGTCGTTCACCTGCGACCTGCACATGCGCGGCGAGGACGGCGACCACAACACGGGCGGGCTCGTCGCGACCGCGATGCGCGTGCTGAACGCGATCCCCGCGGTGTGCGCGGCGAAGCCGGGCGTGCTGTCGCTGCTCGACCTGCCGGTCGCGACGGCGCGCGGCGCGATGTACCGCTGA
- a CDS encoding nitronate monooxygenase family protein, whose translation MHTELCDRFGIEFPIFAFSHCRDVVAAVSKNGGFGVLGAVGFTAEQLEVELKWIDEHVGDKPYGVDIVIPGKYEGMGEMDPAKLEEQLRAAIPPQHRQFVKKLLADAGVPELPEEERHHELLGWTAATANPQVDVALRHEKVRLIANALGTPPDDVIERVHQSGRLIAALCGSPKQALAHKKAGVDIIIAQGTEGGGHTGEIGSIVLWPQVVEAVAPTPVLAAGGIGSGRQIASALAVGAQGVWTGSIWLTVEEADAPPAQRQSYLAATSKDTVRSRSYTGKPCRMLRNDWTEAWEKPDAPGYLPMPLQGMVTMEAVTRTHRYADKAQRVAFNPVGQVVGMMNETRSVRQVIQSLVEDYLQAVERLQALMPQAG comes from the coding sequence GTGCACACCGAGCTCTGTGATCGCTTCGGGATCGAGTTCCCGATCTTTGCCTTCAGCCACTGCCGCGACGTGGTTGCGGCGGTGTCGAAGAACGGCGGCTTCGGCGTGCTCGGCGCGGTGGGCTTCACCGCCGAGCAGCTCGAGGTCGAGCTCAAGTGGATCGACGAGCACGTGGGCGACAAGCCGTACGGCGTCGACATCGTCATCCCCGGGAAATACGAGGGCATGGGCGAGATGGATCCGGCCAAGCTCGAGGAGCAGCTCCGCGCCGCGATCCCGCCGCAGCACCGTCAGTTCGTCAAGAAGCTGCTCGCCGACGCCGGCGTGCCCGAGCTGCCGGAGGAGGAGCGCCACCACGAGCTCCTCGGCTGGACCGCCGCCACGGCGAACCCGCAGGTCGACGTCGCGCTGCGCCACGAGAAGGTGCGGCTGATCGCCAACGCGCTCGGCACGCCGCCCGACGACGTCATCGAGCGCGTGCACCAGTCGGGTCGGCTGATCGCCGCGCTCTGCGGCAGCCCGAAGCAGGCGCTCGCGCACAAGAAGGCGGGCGTCGACATCATCATCGCGCAGGGCACCGAGGGCGGCGGCCACACCGGCGAGATCGGCAGCATCGTGCTGTGGCCGCAGGTGGTCGAAGCGGTCGCCCCGACGCCGGTGCTCGCCGCGGGCGGCATCGGCAGCGGGCGGCAGATCGCCTCGGCGCTCGCGGTGGGCGCGCAGGGCGTGTGGACCGGCTCGATCTGGCTCACCGTCGAGGAGGCCGACGCCCCGCCCGCGCAGCGTCAATCCTACCTCGCCGCGACCAGCAAGGACACCGTGCGCTCGCGCTCCTACACCGGCAAGCCGTGCCGCATGCTGCGCAACGACTGGACCGAGGCCTGGGAGAAGCCGGACGCGCCGGGCTACCTGCCGATGCCGCTGCAGGGCATGGTCACGATGGAGGCCGTGACGCGCACGCACCGCTACGCCGACAAGGCGCAGCGCGTCGCGTTCAACCCGGTCGGCCAGGTGGTCGGGATGATGAACGAGACGCGCTCGGTGCGCCAGGTGATCCAGTCTCTGGTCGAGGATTACCTGCAGGCGGTCGAGCGGCTGCAGGCTCTGATGCCGCAGGCGGGCTGA
- a CDS encoding gamma-glutamylcyclotransferase family protein, whose amino-acid sequence MSGRTSVFTYGTLMFPEVMQAVTGRSLASLPATLAGYACRTVRGAVYPGAIEEDGALLDGVLWLDVDGAALARLDRFEGELYERRVVTVLARDGAPHPAQIYLVRAAYRDQLSAEPWDRERFAREHLRAYAERCRAGFVAAEYEG is encoded by the coding sequence GTGAGCGGACGGACATCGGTCTTCACCTACGGGACGCTGATGTTTCCCGAGGTGATGCAGGCCGTGACCGGCCGCAGCCTCGCCTCGCTGCCCGCGACGCTCGCAGGCTACGCGTGCCGCACGGTGCGCGGCGCGGTGTACCCGGGCGCGATCGAGGAGGACGGCGCGCTGCTCGACGGCGTGCTGTGGCTCGACGTCGACGGCGCGGCGCTCGCACGGCTCGACCGCTTCGAGGGCGAGCTCTACGAGCGCCGCGTCGTCACCGTGCTCGCGCGCGACGGAGCGCCTCATCCGGCGCAGATCTACCTCGTGCGGGCGGCGTATCGCGACCAGCTCTCGGCCGAGCCCTGGGATCGCGAGCGCTTCGCGCGCGAGCACCTGCGCGCCTACGCGGAGCGCTGCCGCGCAGGCTTCGTCGCCGCCGAGTACGAGGGCTGA
- a CDS encoding TIGR03560 family F420-dependent LLM class oxidoreductase produces MARHPIRFGIQTGQQYVAWNDLLDLWRKADAWGYDSLWNFDHFYPIFADPNGPCLEAWTTLSALAQATTRARIGTLVNGNTYRNPCVLAKMAASLDHISGGRLNLGIGAGWFELEHRAFDIDFKTVPQRLRALDEACKILKGMFSGEKFSFDGKHYRIADALGQPPPVQKPHPPIMIGGSGEKVLLRIVAQHADMWNSFGSPERFRELIDVIRRHGDAVERDVDEIEKTVAMPLCYGGGTEREAVVTQMVAAAQKCSLEEARRRAMIGSKDECLETIARYRDAGVTHFIFMLFQPIFPDELQAFAEDVAPAARA; encoded by the coding sequence ATGGCACGCCACCCGATTCGCTTCGGCATCCAGACGGGACAGCAGTACGTCGCGTGGAACGACCTGCTCGATCTGTGGCGCAAGGCCGATGCCTGGGGCTACGACTCGCTGTGGAACTTCGACCACTTCTACCCGATCTTCGCCGATCCGAACGGGCCGTGCCTGGAAGCGTGGACGACGCTGTCGGCGCTCGCTCAGGCGACGACGCGGGCGCGGATCGGGACGCTGGTCAACGGCAACACGTACCGCAACCCGTGCGTGCTCGCGAAGATGGCGGCGAGCCTCGACCACATCAGCGGCGGACGCCTCAACCTCGGCATCGGCGCGGGCTGGTTCGAGCTCGAGCACCGCGCCTTCGACATCGACTTCAAGACCGTCCCGCAGCGCCTGCGCGCGCTCGACGAGGCGTGCAAGATCCTCAAGGGGATGTTCTCCGGCGAGAAGTTCAGCTTCGACGGCAAGCACTACCGGATCGCCGACGCGCTCGGTCAGCCGCCGCCGGTGCAGAAGCCGCACCCGCCGATCATGATCGGCGGCAGCGGGGAGAAGGTCCTGCTGCGCATCGTCGCGCAGCACGCCGACATGTGGAACTCGTTCGGCTCACCCGAGCGCTTCCGCGAGCTGATCGACGTCATTCGCCGCCACGGCGACGCCGTCGAGCGCGACGTCGACGAGATCGAGAAGACGGTCGCGATGCCGCTCTGCTACGGCGGCGGCACGGAGCGCGAGGCCGTCGTCACGCAGATGGTCGCGGCGGCGCAGAAGTGCAGCCTCGAGGAGGCGCGTCGGCGCGCGATGATCGGCAGCAAGGACGAGTGCCTCGAGACCATCGCCCGCTACCGCGACGCCGGCGTGACGCACTTCATCTTCATGCTCTTCCAGCCCATCTTCCCGGACGAGCTGCAGGCGTTCGCGGAGGACGTGGCGCCCGCTGCGCGCGCGTGA
- a CDS encoding ABATE domain-containing protein encodes MTPVREKTPARRFLWLANQRALDFLNTEVIARGERVDLLQSYADLVAWLAEADLVSGDALREARERWADAPAGRRVLADARALRGELRLAVDRILAGKPVPQSALDAVNALLRERAGWTELVRSGRRIARRFHFEVGEPRRLLVPLAEAASDLLCEVDFARVRRCENPACILYFYDTSKNHGRRWCSMSGCGNRMKAAAHYRRMRGLPPASRE; translated from the coding sequence ATGACGCCGGTTAGAGAGAAGACGCCCGCGCGCAGGTTTCTCTGGCTCGCCAACCAGCGCGCGCTCGACTTCTTGAACACCGAGGTGATCGCGCGCGGCGAGCGCGTCGACCTGCTGCAGTCCTACGCCGATCTCGTCGCGTGGCTCGCCGAGGCGGACCTCGTCAGCGGCGACGCCCTGCGCGAGGCGCGCGAGCGCTGGGCCGACGCGCCGGCCGGCCGCCGCGTCCTCGCCGACGCGCGCGCGCTGCGCGGCGAGCTGCGCCTCGCCGTCGACCGGATCCTCGCCGGCAAGCCCGTCCCGCAGTCGGCGCTCGACGCGGTCAACGCGCTGCTGCGCGAGCGCGCCGGCTGGACCGAGCTCGTGCGCAGCGGACGTCGCATCGCGCGCCGCTTTCACTTCGAGGTCGGCGAGCCGCGTCGGCTGCTGGTGCCGCTCGCCGAAGCCGCGAGCGATCTCCTGTGCGAGGTCGACTTCGCGCGCGTGCGGCGCTGCGAGAACCCGGCCTGCATCCTCTACTTCTACGACACCTCGAAGAACCACGGCCGGCGCTGGTGCAGCATGAGCGGCTGCGGCAACCGCATGAAGGCGGCCGCGCACTATCGTCGCATGCGCGGTCTTCCTCCAGCGTCGCGCGAGTGA
- a CDS encoding pyridoxamine 5'-phosphate oxidase family protein: protein MRTPYHEGELAVQRRLGVEAMAAKIGRGIHAELPPAAVEFLAARSFVIVAAANEAGEVWASPLVGAPGFLHAESPRALAIDAALHAGDPLRDALTRETKVGLLAIDFATRRRVRVNGVARLRRGGGLALEVEQAYANCPRFIHRRLPTERTAALAPQEPARSRTLTSAQQAWIASTDTFFVATAHAERGADASHRGGPPGVVGVLDERTLAWPEYAGNTMLQTLGNLAVDPACGLLLVDFGRGATLQVTGRATLLWDAPARAGAQAAVCGVRLELDAVVETAGAFPAGWSDLETSIENAPT from the coding sequence ATGCGCACGCCGTACCACGAGGGCGAGCTCGCCGTGCAGCGACGCCTCGGCGTCGAGGCGATGGCGGCGAAGATCGGCCGCGGCATCCACGCCGAGCTGCCGCCGGCGGCGGTCGAATTCCTCGCCGCGCGAAGCTTCGTGATCGTCGCGGCCGCGAACGAGGCCGGCGAAGTCTGGGCGTCGCCGCTCGTCGGCGCGCCGGGCTTCCTGCACGCGGAGAGCCCGCGCGCGCTCGCCATCGACGCCGCGTTGCACGCCGGCGACCCGCTGCGCGACGCGCTCACACGCGAGACCAAGGTCGGGCTGCTGGCGATCGACTTCGCGACCCGGCGCCGCGTGCGGGTGAACGGCGTCGCGCGGCTGCGTCGCGGCGGCGGTCTCGCGCTCGAGGTCGAGCAGGCGTACGCGAACTGTCCTCGTTTCATCCACCGCCGTCTTCCGACGGAGAGGACGGCTGCGCTCGCGCCGCAGGAGCCCGCGCGGAGCCGGACGTTGACCTCCGCTCAGCAGGCGTGGATCGCGTCCACCGACACCTTCTTCGTCGCGACCGCGCACGCCGAGCGCGGCGCCGACGCCTCGCACCGCGGCGGACCTCCGGGCGTCGTCGGCGTGCTCGACGAGCGCACCCTCGCCTGGCCCGAGTACGCGGGCAACACGATGCTCCAGACGCTCGGCAACCTCGCCGTCGATCCCGCGTGCGGTCTCCTGCTCGTCGACTTCGGGCGCGGCGCGACGCTGCAGGTGACGGGACGGGCGACGCTGCTGTGGGACGCGCCCGCGCGCGCGGGCGCTCAGGCGGCGGTGTGCGGCGTGCGGCTCGAGCTCGACGCGGTGGTGGAGACCGCCGGCGCGTTCCCTGCGGGCTGGTCCGACCTCGAGACGTCGATCGAGAACGCGCCCACCTGA